A DNA window from Arachis hypogaea cultivar Tifrunner chromosome 18, arahy.Tifrunner.gnm2.J5K5, whole genome shotgun sequence contains the following coding sequences:
- the LOC140181461 gene encoding uncharacterized protein has translation MDDFSVRVHHRGRFCSDKGKNEYIDGEVTTVDWCDRDRWSVIEAYDVVGKLGYIAENIGVLWYKDTELGLEGLKLLKGDEEAMEMANIGVEKKVVDLYVVHKASIPDDFCYDIGYLDVGGGSKVVEEECVDADSGPSDIRQAQNIQAEAQGGGVDMEAQMQGLVDAHLSAEEVLQNIGDGDNSEEEDDTDDPDYEADSDLHFSDSEDDYCGDDGLFDVDITLGEMHQDIRKSKKSKSAVEKLKKTQKVAAGKRKSSRLSDDEGLNSDELEEVSSEDDEASKKKFPVHKELKDMSKYKWEAGTLYATREEFKEAVTSYAVHTGRNIKFPVVDNVRVRAKCGDGCEWFAYAVKMANEDSWQLRTVNDHHSCNTVFDIKVMKSKWLAKVFRRKVEENPKLKLGTIQSRTLRKWNVQISRAKAFRAKQIALVDINGTFREQYRRLYDYCHELLRTNPGSSVKLHVQLPPATQTEHPDTTVDLSPRFHRIYICLKACKESFMKCRPMIGLDGCF, from the coding sequence ATGGATGATTTCAGTGTTAGAGTTCATCACAGGGGTAGGTTTTGTAGTGATAAGGGAAAAAATGAGTATATTGATGGTGAGGTGACAACGGTTGACTGGTGTGACAGAGATAGATGgagtgttatagaagcttatgATGTGGTTGGAAAACTTGGGTACATTGCTGAAAACATTGGGGTACTGTGGTATAAAGATACTGAATTAGGATTAGAAGGGTTGAAGTTGTTGAAAGGTGATGAAGAAGCAATGGAAATGGCAAATATAGGAGTTGAAAAAAAGGTAGTTGATTTGTATGTGGTGCATAAGGCTTCAATCCCTGATGATTTTTGTTATGACATTGGTTATTTAGATGTTGGGGGTGGCAGCAAAGTTGTTGAGGAGGAGTGTGTGGATGCTGATAGTGGGCCAAGTGATATTAGACAGGCCCAAAATATTCAAGCAGAAGCCCAAGGTGGAGGGGTGGATATGGAGGCCCAAATGCAGGGATTAGTTGATGCCCATTTATCTGCTGAAGAAGTGCTACAGAATATTGGTGATGGGGACAATAGTGAAGAAGAGGATGACACTGATGACCCAGATTATGAGGCTGATTCTGATCTGCATTTTAGTGATAGTGAAGATGATTATTGTGGTGATGATGGTTTATTTGATGTTGATATAACTCTTGGGGAGATGCACCAAGATATAAGAAAGTCTAAGAAAAGTAAGAGTGCTGTCGAGAAGTTAAAGAAAACTCAAAAGGTGGCTGCTGGGAAGAGAAAGAGCTCTCGTTTAAGCGATGATGAAGGATTGAACAGTGATGAATTAGAGGAGGTATCGAGTGAGGATGATGAAGCCAGCAAGAAGAAATTTCCCGTTCACAAGGAGTTGAAGGATATGAGTAAGTATAAGTGGGAGGCTGGAACTCTCTATGCAACAAGAGAGGAGTTCAAGGAAGCTGTGACATCATATGCTGTTCATACTGGGAGAAACATAAAATTTCCAGTGGTGGACAATGTCCGGGTGAGGGCTAAGTGTGGAGATGGTTGTGAATGGTTTGCATATGCGGTGAAGATGGCCAATGAAGATAGTTGGCAGCTAAGAACAGTTAATGATCATCATTCTTGTAACACTGTATTTGACATAAAAGTGATGAAGTCGAAGTGGCTGGCGAAGGTCTTCAGGAGAAAAGTAGAAGAGAATCCGAAGTTGAAGCTGGGCACCATACAAAGTAGGACTCTTAGGAAGTGGAATGTGCAGATTTCAAGAGCAAAGGCATTTCGGGCCAAGCAGATTGCACTGGTTGACATTAATGGAACTTTTAGGGAGCAGTATAGAAGACTTTACGACTATTGCCATGAGTTGCTGCGCACCAATCCTGGTTCATCTGTGAAGCTGCATGTTCAATTACCTCCAGCAACCCAAACTGAGCACCCCGATACAACAGTCGACTTAAGTCCACGATTTCATAGGATTTATATTTGCTTAAAGGCTTGCAAGGAGAGTTTCATGAAGTGTAGGCCTATGATAGGGCTTGATGGTTGCTTTTGA